A single genomic interval of Pyrus communis chromosome 5, drPyrComm1.1, whole genome shotgun sequence harbors:
- the LOC137734350 gene encoding uncharacterized protein: protein MMEWSAASSTNAYFDTLKLCNDCGRQCGSWKTQEPGSNEFVSALAAGMNAKLIVEVTSTVSPSTIALGAAAKQTGGKPVCILSEPVLDESKKVIRDSGLKDSVEFKTGNPSELLSNYENIDFSLVDCKNDEYTRLLKLLDVNPRKSVVVANNLVGERKGLEGHLGVKGKRVHVRSTKNSMGKGMEVTMIGKNTDVGKGNWRGGSKRRSGKSKWVVKVDEQSGEEHIFRVPG, encoded by the exons ATGATGGAATGGTCTGCAGCATCTTCTACAAACGCTTATTTTGATACCCTAAAACTG TGCAATGACTGTGGGAGACAATGTGGCTCATGGAAAACACAAGAGCCAGGCAGCAATGAATTTGTTTCAGCCTTGGCTGCTGGCATGAATGCCAAACTCATAGTGGAGGTGACCTCAACTGTTTCGCCATCTACAATAGCCCTAGGAGCTGCTGCAAAACAGACAGGAGGAAAACCGGTTTGCATTCTTTCCGAGCCAGTCCTTGATGAATCAAAGAAAGTAATCAGAGACTCAGGCCTTAAAGACTCAGTCGAGTTCAAGACCGGTAACCCTTCTGAGCTGCTGTCGAATTATGAGAACATTGATTTCTCTCTGGTTGATTGCAAGAATGATGAGTACACAAGGCTGCTGAAGTTGCTAGATGTTAACCCTAGAAAATCAGTGGTTGTGGCTAATAACTTGGTTGGTGAAAGAAAAGGGTTGGAAGGGCATTTGGGAGTGAAGGGAAAGAGGGTTCATGTGAGGTCTACGAAGAATTCCATGGGGAAAGGAATGGAGGTCACCATGATCGGGAAGAACACTGACGTTGGCAAGGGAAATTGGCGTGGAGGAAGTAAGAGGAGAAGTGGTAAGAGTAAATGGGTTGTTAAGGTTGATGAGCAGAGTGGTGAGGAGCATATCTTTAGGGTGCCTGGCTAA